From Domibacillus sp. DTU_2020_1001157_1_SI_ALB_TIR_016, a single genomic window includes:
- the uvsE gene encoding UV DNA damage repair endonuclease UvsE, which translates to MTLVRLGYAAMSMNVQNGSPSQTMTHAQFSKIGNREAAIHKLERIAMSNLHNCLRLLRHNAAHDIHFFRLSSKLIPMANHPELSDWNYIKPLGESLKAIRSYLKEHQDMRIDFHPDHFVVLNSPKPDILKTAVQTLRMHRLLLKGMGIAPEHRCVVHVGGGYRDKEAALEQFVENWGLLPAPLQRMIMLENDDKTFTINETLYLCEKLGVPAVFDYHHHAANHEKEAEWEAAWERVTATWQSSALPVKMHMSSPKSEEDFRAHADFIDEKEFLHFLHRVKGSVPQIDVMIEAKQKDNALFALVRELKKAGIEQVDGASFYMQG; encoded by the coding sequence ATGACGCTGGTCCGTCTCGGTTACGCAGCTATGAGCATGAATGTTCAAAATGGTTCTCCTTCTCAAACAATGACCCATGCCCAGTTTTCAAAAATTGGGAACAGGGAAGCGGCCATTCATAAACTAGAACGCATTGCGATGTCAAATCTCCACAATTGTCTGCGGCTGCTTCGGCACAATGCAGCGCATGATATCCACTTTTTTCGGCTTAGTTCCAAACTGATTCCAATGGCGAATCACCCGGAACTTTCGGATTGGAATTACATAAAGCCGCTCGGAGAAAGCTTGAAGGCGATTCGCTCGTATTTAAAAGAGCATCAGGACATGCGGATTGACTTTCATCCGGATCATTTTGTTGTGTTAAACTCGCCAAAACCTGATATTTTAAAAACGGCTGTTCAAACACTCCGTATGCACCGGCTGCTGTTAAAAGGAATGGGGATTGCCCCTGAACATCGATGTGTCGTACACGTAGGCGGCGGCTATCGTGACAAAGAAGCGGCACTCGAGCAGTTTGTGGAAAATTGGGGGCTTCTTCCCGCTCCTTTGCAGCGCATGATAATGCTTGAAAATGATGATAAAACCTTCACGATCAATGAAACGCTGTACTTATGTGAAAAGCTTGGTGTTCCGGCGGTGTTCGATTATCATCACCATGCAGCCAACCATGAAAAGGAAGCAGAATGGGAGGCGGCATGGGAGCGCGTCACCGCTACATGGCAATCCTCTGCGCTGCCAGTGAAAATGCATATGTCGAGTCCAAAGTCAGAAGAAGATTTCAGAGCCCATGCGGATTTTATTGATGAAAAGGAATTTCTGCATTTTCTTCATCGTGTGAAAGGAAGCGTGCCGCAAATCGATGTCATGATTGAAGCGAAACAAAAAGATAATGCCCTTTTTGCCTTGGTGAGGGAATTGAAAAAAGCAGGAATTGAACAAGTGGATGGAGCCAGCTTTTATATGCAGGGATAA
- a CDS encoding SCO family protein: MKKAALAAAVVIGCFFFYYVWTSLSALPKLGEVDDFSMQEVSGNDFSVSGKPMLVSFFYTKCPDVCPFTIQDLKKLQRALAEKGIEEEQYSILSVTLDPAFDTVPVILQYKEAFDIQSSNWLFLRGTEQQTREYAEQFNMIYEKSGEGVITHSTSMYMVDADGRIRAVHDMASGSKRVDIEKAAAHLIQLIE, translated from the coding sequence ATGAAGAAAGCTGCACTCGCCGCTGCTGTTGTTATAGGGTGTTTTTTCTTTTATTATGTATGGACTTCCTTGTCAGCACTGCCCAAGCTCGGTGAAGTGGATGATTTTTCAATGCAGGAGGTAAGCGGAAATGACTTTTCGGTAAGCGGCAAGCCGATGCTTGTGTCGTTTTTTTATACAAAATGCCCGGACGTCTGCCCTTTTACGATACAGGATTTAAAAAAGCTTCAGCGGGCATTGGCGGAAAAAGGAATAGAAGAAGAGCAGTATAGTATCTTATCTGTTACGCTTGATCCGGCGTTTGATACCGTCCCAGTCATTTTGCAATATAAGGAAGCCTTTGATATTCAATCATCAAACTGGCTGTTTCTGCGCGGCACTGAACAGCAAACGAGAGAATACGCTGAGCAATTTAACATGATATATGAAAAAAGCGGGGAGGGTGTCATTACGCATTCAACTTCCATGTACATGGTAGACGCGGATGGCCGGATAAGAGCCGTTCATGATATGGCATCGGGCAGCAAAAGAGTAGATATTGAAAAAGCAGCCGCGCATCTTATACAGTTAATCGAATAA
- a CDS encoding DUF2512 family protein codes for MKYVSALLIKFVMVTLVLWIILGGFFNISLGDIFTISVVLTAAGFLIGDLFILPKFGNPTASAADFVLTLIVVWLLGALLFEPRISLWAAALLCAVVIAIGEYFFHMYMLKQGPAGQSQQNKKKAGGQNAGKNANQAVSTFKYQTEAGSDMAVRPNVNKANIEQQGAVIQDQKKKTISVDRYQTEAGSDISVKPADEQNKKNKQGEAAKSEKKQKDSTSQYGTEAGLDMSFASRIQKTGKNSKKGVSAQSEKNQQNSSDQYGTEAGSDMSVTSGNKKAGQSNKQGGSAQSGKNQQNSSDQYSTEAGSDTSFTFGNQKPGRSNKQGSSAQTGKSQQNASGQYSTEAGSDTSFTFGNQKPGRSNKQGSSAQTGKSQQNASDQYSTEAGSDTSFTFGNQKPGRSNKQGSSAQTGKSQQNASDPYGTEAGSDMSVASSNQKTGMSNKQGQPSQSGKADQGSSDPYGTEAGCELTIIDVPRKRKKMNLKRK; via the coding sequence ATGAAATATGTATCAGCATTGTTAATAAAATTTGTCATGGTAACGCTCGTTCTTTGGATTATTCTAGGCGGATTCTTTAATATTTCCTTGGGTGACATCTTCACAATAAGCGTTGTGCTCACTGCTGCCGGATTTCTGATTGGGGATTTATTTATTTTACCGAAATTCGGAAATCCTACAGCATCTGCTGCTGATTTCGTCTTAACACTTATCGTTGTTTGGCTGCTGGGAGCCCTTTTATTTGAACCGCGTATTTCATTATGGGCAGCCGCTCTTTTATGTGCCGTTGTCATTGCGATTGGCGAGTATTTTTTCCATATGTATATGCTCAAGCAGGGACCCGCTGGACAATCTCAGCAAAACAAGAAAAAGGCCGGCGGCCAAAATGCTGGCAAAAACGCCAACCAGGCTGTATCCACTTTCAAATATCAAACCGAAGCTGGCTCCGATATGGCGGTTCGACCGAATGTCAACAAAGCCAATATTGAGCAACAAGGCGCCGTCATTCAAGATCAAAAAAAGAAAACCATTTCAGTGGACCGATATCAAACCGAAGCCGGCTCCGATATCTCTGTAAAACCGGCTGACGAGCAAAATAAAAAGAACAAACAAGGCGAAGCGGCAAAGTCTGAGAAAAAACAAAAAGACTCAACCAGCCAATACGGGACAGAAGCTGGCCTTGATATGTCCTTCGCTTCCCGTATTCAAAAAACCGGGAAGAACAGCAAGAAGGGCGTGTCAGCACAATCTGAGAAAAACCAGCAGAATTCGTCTGATCAGTATGGCACAGAAGCCGGTTCCGATATGTCCGTTACTTCCGGCAATAAAAAAGCCGGGCAAAGCAACAAGCAGGGCGGCTCGGCACAATCTGGGAAAAATCAGCAGAATTCATCCGATCAGTATAGTACAGAAGCCGGCTCGGATACATCCTTTACTTTCGGTAATCAAAAACCTGGACGGAGCAACAAACAGGGCAGCTCGGCACAAACTGGAAAAAGCCAGCAAAATGCATCGGGTCAATATAGTACAGAAGCTGGCTCGGATACGTCTTTTACTTTCGGCAATCAAAAACCCGGACGGAGCAACAAACAGGGCAGCTCGGCACAAACTGGAAAAAGCCAGCAAAATGCATCGGATCAATATAGTACAGAAGCCGGTTCCGATACATCCTTCACGTTCGGCAATCAAAAACCGGGACGAAGCAACAAACAGGGCAGCTCGGCACAAACTGGAAAAAGCCAGCAAAATGCATCGGATCCGTATGGCACAGAAGCTGGGTCTGATATGTCTGTTGCCTCTTCTAACCAAAAAACCGGTATGAGCAATAAACAAGGGCAGCCGTCACAGTCCGGAAAAGCGGATCAAGGCTCAAGCGATCCATACGGTACAGAAGCCGGCTGTGAGCTGACTATTATAGATGTACCAAGAAAACGCAAGAAGATGAACCTGAAACGAAAATAA
- a CDS encoding multicopper oxidase domain-containing protein: MIRRYHVVAIPIRMVVNNFGDHNPDGQMYVLKENEAKVKELIRKNPFTPVELVQPLTIRANEGDVVEILFENQLPFAAGMHFQDLDYNVLTSDGANVGFNPSSLAECGEQLLYRLDATFEGICFFTDVGNVSSTEDGSSIQGLFGTLLVEKRGSWWTDPVTGGPINSGAFADIHHPFLPSFREYAWFFHDEMEVNDLTGNRPLNPMTNQEAESFHGVNYRYEPLHNRLKLVEEGVVSPEVEGEEVHHDSWMFGDPATPILRGYKGDPAVIRLIHAASKETHVFHYHVHQWLRDPGNVNSEIVDAQAISPQSHYSIRPLYGLGSLQGAIGDAIIHCHLYPHFEAGMWGMNRVFDTLQDGSQCYPNGEPIAPLQPLPDCPCPPRPTKERPGFPNFIPGKVGCKAPRPPLGIVGGREMTELERNAAVPNARPGAVFADPCMKNPVVEEFNISVIELPIVYNKQGWYDPKGRIYVRDEDLDDVLSGKKEPEPLVLHVAAGTCIRINYTNRLPHILDGDAFQLVTRTYETGFHIHFVKFDVLVGDGANVGWNYDSSVLPNETIRYEYFADTELKAFFVHDHLYPVSHQQHGIFGTVVVQPRFSQFLDSKTGEETDKGAEITVRHPLIADYRDFTLFVQDFAMLFDKDGCPIQPPQFPGSQDDPGIFAVNYRNEPLQFRLGKDCDPAYSFSSYVNGDPFTPVFRAYEGDSIRIRLLQGAQEESHSFNLHGLRWKSERPSNDSQIRSQQHIGISESFTFEMDIPRAGDYLWAFETEEDVWNGTWGLIRAYDQEVDHLISLSDRPLPEPRTRPLPEVTGKPPAPADPQSTLPPEVAHNAPIRRYSVVAFQTPILYNSFGDHDPFGIVFALEEDVDDILSGRKNPEPLVLRGNSGELVEVTLTSQLKFDLFPFPDGIHPYPPVKEQAFYPPSLRISLHVNMLDYDVTTSSGGTVGFNPDQTVGPGETITYRWHVQDSMGTCAMWDMADLRNHRSFGTFGAFIAEPRFTTYLDPYTLEPVQTGTNVLLQHPLNDRYREFVLVMHDGVRLEDKHGKVIIDPLDGVIPKPDPEDDEVDTYDFGSRGFNYRTERLINRFRKHPVLGDLFSSEIHGDPATPVFEAYPGDPVVVRLTTPSERRRSHTFHIHGHNWKFDPRDIDSRIDSFTGHMVVGVTEDLLLIGGAGGTYNYPGDYMYRAGNIRWDIEQGMWGIIRVHSKVQPHLPPLSH, from the coding sequence ATGATACGTCGTTATCATGTAGTCGCGATTCCCATCCGGATGGTGGTCAACAATTTCGGTGACCATAATCCGGATGGGCAGATGTATGTGTTAAAGGAAAATGAAGCAAAAGTAAAAGAGCTGATTCGCAAAAATCCCTTTACACCGGTAGAGCTCGTACAGCCGCTTACGATCAGAGCGAACGAAGGTGATGTTGTTGAAATTCTTTTTGAAAACCAGCTTCCTTTTGCAGCGGGCATGCATTTTCAAGATCTCGATTATAACGTGTTAACGTCAGACGGAGCTAACGTCGGCTTTAATCCGAGCTCGCTCGCTGAATGCGGCGAACAGCTTCTTTACAGGCTGGATGCCACGTTTGAAGGAATTTGTTTTTTCACCGATGTCGGCAATGTATCGAGTACGGAGGATGGCTCCAGCATCCAGGGTCTTTTCGGTACATTGCTCGTTGAAAAAAGAGGTTCCTGGTGGACCGATCCGGTAACAGGCGGACCGATCAACAGCGGCGCGTTTGCGGATATTCATCATCCTTTCCTTCCCTCCTTCCGTGAGTATGCATGGTTTTTCCATGATGAAATGGAAGTGAATGATTTAACGGGCAACCGGCCGCTGAACCCGATGACCAATCAGGAAGCCGAATCGTTTCACGGTGTGAACTACCGATATGAACCGCTTCATAACCGCTTGAAACTTGTAGAAGAAGGTGTTGTGTCTCCCGAGGTTGAAGGAGAAGAAGTGCATCATGACTCCTGGATGTTTGGCGACCCTGCAACACCGATTCTGCGCGGGTACAAAGGCGACCCTGCTGTGATCCGCTTAATTCATGCAGCATCCAAAGAAACACATGTTTTTCATTATCATGTGCACCAGTGGCTGAGAGACCCAGGAAATGTTAACTCTGAAATTGTGGATGCACAGGCGATCAGTCCTCAGTCCCACTATAGCATCCGGCCTTTATATGGACTTGGCAGTCTGCAGGGCGCGATTGGAGATGCGATTATTCACTGCCACTTGTATCCCCATTTCGAAGCTGGAATGTGGGGAATGAACCGTGTTTTTGATACATTGCAGGATGGAAGCCAGTGCTATCCAAATGGCGAGCCCATTGCACCGCTTCAGCCGCTTCCTGATTGTCCTTGCCCGCCGCGCCCCACAAAAGAAAGGCCGGGATTCCCGAACTTCATTCCCGGAAAAGTCGGCTGCAAGGCGCCAAGGCCTCCTCTCGGCATTGTCGGCGGCCGGGAAATGACAGAGCTTGAAAGAAATGCCGCTGTCCCAAACGCCAGACCGGGAGCTGTTTTTGCGGATCCGTGTATGAAAAATCCGGTCGTTGAAGAGTTCAATATATCGGTGATTGAACTGCCGATTGTTTATAACAAACAGGGCTGGTACGACCCAAAAGGAAGAATATATGTGCGGGATGAAGATCTGGATGATGTGCTGTCCGGAAAAAAGGAGCCTGAACCGCTTGTGCTGCATGTAGCGGCCGGTACGTGCATTCGAATTAATTACACCAATCGGCTGCCTCATATTTTGGATGGCGACGCGTTTCAGCTGGTGACCCGAACGTATGAGACCGGTTTTCATATTCATTTCGTTAAATTTGATGTTCTTGTAGGCGACGGCGCTAACGTAGGCTGGAATTACGACAGCTCCGTTTTACCAAATGAAACGATACGATATGAATATTTTGCCGATACAGAATTGAAAGCCTTTTTTGTTCATGATCATTTGTATCCTGTTTCTCACCAGCAGCATGGCATTTTTGGAACGGTTGTTGTGCAGCCGCGCTTTTCTCAATTTTTGGATTCTAAAACAGGTGAAGAAACAGATAAGGGAGCCGAAATTACTGTCCGCCACCCATTGATCGCTGATTATCGTGATTTTACACTGTTTGTCCAGGATTTCGCCATGTTATTTGATAAAGACGGCTGTCCGATTCAGCCGCCACAGTTCCCCGGCTCACAGGATGATCCCGGTATTTTTGCAGTCAATTACAGAAATGAGCCGCTGCAGTTCCGGCTTGGGAAAGACTGTGACCCTGCCTACTCTTTCAGCTCTTATGTAAATGGAGATCCCTTCACCCCCGTTTTCCGGGCTTATGAAGGAGATTCCATCCGCATTCGGCTGCTGCAGGGTGCCCAGGAAGAATCGCACAGCTTTAACTTACACGGCTTAAGATGGAAATCAGAACGGCCCAGCAATGATTCCCAGATCCGGTCACAGCAGCATATTGGCATTTCAGAGTCTTTTACGTTTGAAATGGATATTCCAAGAGCCGGCGATTATTTATGGGCTTTTGAAACAGAAGAAGATGTGTGGAATGGTACGTGGGGGCTTATTCGTGCATACGATCAGGAAGTAGATCATCTCATATCGCTGTCAGACCGGCCTTTGCCGGAACCACGAACAAGGCCGCTGCCTGAAGTAACCGGAAAGCCGCCGGCTCCCGCTGATCCGCAGTCTACCCTTCCGCCTGAAGTAGCGCACAATGCGCCGATTCGCCGATACAGTGTTGTTGCTTTTCAAACGCCGATTTTATACAACTCGTTTGGGGACCATGATCCATTTGGCATCGTGTTTGCTTTAGAAGAAGACGTAGATGATATTCTGTCAGGCAGAAAAAATCCGGAGCCGCTTGTGCTTAGAGGTAATTCTGGTGAGTTAGTCGAAGTTACCTTAACCAGCCAGCTCAAGTTTGACTTGTTCCCATTCCCGGATGGCATTCATCCTTACCCACCAGTAAAAGAGCAGGCTTTTTATCCGCCGTCTCTTCGGATTTCCCTGCACGTCAATATGCTTGATTACGATGTTACGACTTCAAGCGGCGGCACGGTCGGTTTTAATCCTGACCAGACAGTGGGGCCTGGTGAAACGATTACGTACCGCTGGCATGTGCAGGACAGCATGGGCACCTGCGCCATGTGGGATATGGCTGACCTGCGTAATCACCGCTCCTTTGGAACATTTGGGGCTTTTATAGCGGAACCGCGCTTTACCACTTATCTTGATCCTTATACGCTGGAGCCTGTGCAAACAGGCACAAATGTGCTGCTTCAACACCCACTCAACGACAGGTATAGAGAATTTGTTTTAGTGATGCATGACGGTGTTCGTTTAGAAGATAAGCATGGTAAAGTGATTATCGATCCACTTGACGGTGTCATTCCAAAACCGGACCCTGAAGACGATGAAGTAGACACATATGATTTTGGTTCGCGCGGTTTTAATTACCGGACGGAACGGCTGATTAACCGCTTTAGAAAACACCCTGTTTTAGGTGACTTATTTAGTTCAGAAATTCACGGTGATCCAGCCACACCTGTTTTTGAAGCGTATCCCGGTGACCCTGTTGTTGTCCGGCTCACTACCCCTTCGGAACGCAGAAGAAGCCATACATTCCACATTCACGGACACAACTGGAAATTCGATCCGAGAGATATAGACTCCCGGATTGATTCATTCACAGGCCATATGGTTGTAGGTGTAACAGAAGATTTGCTTTTAATTGGCGGTGCCGGAGGAACGTATAACTATCCGGGGGATTATATGTACCGGGCCGGCAATATTCGCTGGGATATCGAACAGGGAATGTGGGGAATCATCCGGGTTCACAGCAAAGTACAGCCCCATTTGCCGCCTTTATCTCATTGA